A region of the Lycium barbarum isolate Lr01 chromosome 1, ASM1917538v2, whole genome shotgun sequence genome:
CAAGAATGAATTTATATGTATAAAAAGTCATATTTGACCTATAGAATAATTTTTCCCCTAAGTGTGTGTGATTGATCACACGTCGGCTGACATAGTTATGCCCCTGATGTTGCATTATCCCTTATTTCAACCCTTCAATATAATGATTGTAATTGAAAACCTGCACTTATTTAATTACCTTGTCTTTTCTTTTAGAATTAATAGTGACTTAAACTTGAAATCCACCAAGAAAATGTAGATATTATGTTATCTGTCTATGCGAACCTTGCTTGTACCTGGTCACCCTGACCACCCTTTTTCCTATCCAGGAGTTAAGCAGCCTGGGTTCGACATTTAAAGTTTTTAGTAATGCCATATGCATGCGAAATCCCTTCTTATTAGTAAGTGGCACTATTTTTTCTGCTTCCAAAGCAGAGACACGTTAGCTTTGGTCTGAAGGCCTTCTTGTTATCATCTTCTCTTCAATGGTTTGAATACCTTATCAGAAGGGGTTACCATTTTATAGATTTGCATAACAGACAGACGATTTTTTTTATAGTTGATTTTTTACTTAATTAATGAATTTCAGTTGATGTTGTATTCCTTCAAAAGCAGTATCTTTAACCCAGCTGTTTCATCATTTAACCTGATCGTGACTCGTTGCTTAAGGTGATCTGATCCAATAAGATAAGATGGGTGGAAGTGCATTCAGTGATGATTGGGAATTTGTTGCAAATGGAGCTCGGACACTACTTCTGGTTGGGCGTACAGGTGACGGTAGAAGTGCCACAGGTAATAGCATCCTTGGTAGAAAGGCATTCAGGTCGATGTCTAGCTTTGGTGGTGTTACAAGAACTTGTGAGATTCAGAGGACTCGATTAGAAGATGGACAGATTCTTGATGTGATTGATACCCCGGGTACAGTCATCTATTTGCCCCTTTATCAAAGTAGTGATTTCTGACAGGCCACTGTATATGGTCGCTGCATTGAAAAGGGTTAAGTAGAGTACATATTACATTTGCTGAAAAAATGTCTTTGGATATGGGAAAAGAGCATACCACCTAGTAtagaaatcatgaatttggtgaaTCTTGCTTCTCTATTTCTTATATCCATCAGGTAATCTGTAAAGTTACTGATAGCTTAGTTTGTGCCTTGTGGGAATTGCAGGATTTGATTTTACAGCTGAATCTGAATTACttggaaatgaaattgttaaaTGCATCAATTTGGCTGATGATGGCATCCATGCTATTCTTACGGACACGCTTTTCAAAAGAAGAACAAGCTACTATCCAGTACTTTAGTGAGTTCTTTGGGACCAAAATTAATGATTATATGATTGTGGTCTTCACTGACGGGGATGAGCTCGAGGACAATGACTCTTTGAATGGTCAGTTAGATCGTTCTTACCCTGAGAATTTAAAGGTAAAATAATGTGCAGAGATTTATTGTTGGATATATTTGTACCACACCCTTTGGAATAAGCTGATTGATTCTAATAATGAATGTCTGGACATTTTAGCATTCATCTATTCAAGAGGTCTCTTCATTTTGCTCCAATTTTGGACGATTTCTTGATCTTAAATGGTTGTATTCTGCTAAAGAAGAATTTTCGTTGGCTGTTGGCCTGTTGTTGCGACAATGCTCTTTCATACTCTAACTATGTCTAGGGCGACAAGAGTATACAGTTTGTGGGATGGACGTAGAGAATGTTCATAATTTCTTTTATTTAAAAAGGTTCCGTTGGTCAGTTATTATTTTCAACTTTGCATGCTCAAGAGTTTGCTGTTCCCAATTTAATTCTTCCTACCATtccaggaagttcttaagatgtGTGGAAACAGACAAGTGCTTTTCGACAATAAGACTAAAGATCCATGGAAGAAAGCTGAACAATTGAGGGAACTTCTTTTCCATGTGAATATGGTTGTACAAAAGAATGGTGGAAAACCATTTAAGAATGACTTGTTCGAGGAAGTAAAGGTATGTGTACGGCATTTACTAATTGGTTGGATTTCGTTCCACATTATGCATTAGTTCTTTGAAGGGAGGGGAAAATAATCTATCTTGTCATCTATCTCTTCTCATTTATAGAAGATGAAGCTTCATAATGACACGTTGGAGGTTAATTCTTCGCTTGGAGATTTACAGCAAGAGGTAACTGAGTTGAAGGAACAACTGCAGAGGTGGTCTTTTGAGGAGCAACATAGGCGAATAACTGAAACGGTAGGTACCACTGTTGACACACTTTTTCTTCCATTGTCATTTGAAAACATCAACTGTCAGTGTTAGACAAACTTCAGCTAGCATATCCTAAATGTCAAACAATGTATTATATGTCCAGTACTTTGTTGGATTGAGCCTGTAACAATAATCACTAACTTGTTTTGAGTGCAATGTAGTTGTAAAAATTCATTACGAAGATTGAGTGTGTTACTTGCAACTGCATTTTGCTAGAGCAAGTTTAGTACGCAGAGAATTTTAATTTGAAAAAACAAGCTTGTGCCGGCTTTCTAAGCTCCCTAAATTCATACTGTCATGTTGCTAGATTTGCCTCTCTTTTATTCCTTTTTTTAGATATTCTATGTCTAATATGCGGCGAGACAACACTGGAAGATATGATTCTCTTCCAATCTCTGTTTTCACAGAGAGGAACAGACTACAAAAGTGAGACTGATAAATTGCTTTTGTTCTGGCACAATACGTTCTCATTTCTTTGAGACATTAGTTGAAATCATATTCAACAGCTACATTAATAGCTGATGTCATTTCAACTTTCGATACTCTCTTAAGAGAGCCTATTTACAACTTTCGTAGGAAATTAATTGAATTTTATTAAACaagaaatttatttatttgttatctGTATTAAAAATTTTGTCAATCATGAATTTTTTCTTGTAAATGCTAAAAGTTAATTTgggaaattccttatatgatataaaataattCATTTATTGACTCAGAAGTATTTCTAGTTTCCTTTGGCCAAGATCTATGAATTAGGTACCTCATCTTATTCCTAGGTAGTGCCCTTGAGCATTTTATGGACCTATCATTACATATTTGATAGGTTGAATCTAAGCTGAAGGAGACCATGCATAGTCTTGAAAAGCAATTGGAGGAGGAGCGCACTGCTCGAGTGGAAGCAGAAAGAAAAATTTGTGAATTGAGAGATAGCTTAGAGAAAACTCAAAGGGAGACTGAGGCGCTCACAGGTCAGTGTCTATTTTATAAGTTATTTGACATGGTATTCTTGGAAGAACTAAAACTTTGATTGAGGTTATGTTTGCATTCTTTTCTACCCTCTTTATACTTTGTAAGGAAGAGATGTTGGTTAGAATATCATACTTTATTGGATTGTCTATTGGTGCCTATTTACCATGTTGTTTATAAATGGCTTGTGAATACTGAATTCAACATACTTCCTAAGTTCCTTATCGCTTATTACCTTCATGAGACTTTAAGATTACTCATAACAATTTTATAATATATAGTTTGTCTAATTATTTGGAGCTTAAATTTTAAGAATGAATAGGAGTACTTTGTCAATATATTATAGATTATGGTACTCAGAGTTTAAGTTGGCATGCAGCATATGCTGGTTATCAAGTTTTTTAGAGCTCTTGTGCTAGTGGGAAGGCTTTCGAATCATAACAATCGAGAAAGAACATTTGAAGTGTTTTGTGGAGCTTTTTCCTTGGAACTTTTTAACTTCATTTGCAATAATTGTAGGAGAAAAACTTACATAACAATATTTCAATGTTCAAGTATTTCCAATGGATTCAAATTCTCAGTTTTTACTCGCATATCTTCAACTATCATAAACATCTTTCCTCAGAAAACCCAACTATCTAAACACAGGTTTCCAcaaacttttttcaaattttttgtcTGCTTCAACATCAAATATTGTTTAAACACTGATAATTGAATATTTGTAATCTTTTCATTCATGGATTTATTTTCTTTCACTGCCATTTAAATCAAACTTGTATATATTTCTAATTCATCGACGTAATTTGGTCTTTGACAAAGTAGCTTAATTTCCCCTCTTCTTGATGGTACTTTACCCAGTCTGTACAAAGTTTGTGTTGCAGCCTTATAAATTTAAACTATTCCTCACTACCGTAATTATTTAGTACAGAATTCTCTGGTTCGTTTTCATTTCCTTCCAAGTTAAAGAAATTTGTGGTTCTTCCACTGTTTAAATTACCCTTTATCTCTTGTTGTCCTACTGTCAAGTTGACTTTTGTCTTCCTATTTTATTGGATGGATGTAGTGGTCAAACGTCGCTCATACAGCTGCTACAAATGTCGAAGTCATGTCTCATTTGACGATGATATCATCTCCAAAAAATTTCAGGTGAACAATTTCATTTGTCCATTTATAGTTGCTAGATTGCTATTGTCATGCACTTTATCTGTGGTCTGAGCATTAACTATAGAAAAAATAATTATTGTTTTTCAGGCAAATTGTGGTATAGCTTTCCTTTTTGCTCATGTGAGGAATATTAATATTGGACCCAAACAAGAAAAACATCTCACAACTGGTCTTCACACAATTGCTGACATATACTGCGGGAATTGCCATGAGGTTTTGGGCTGGAAGTACGAACGAGCTGTTCAGCTATTGCAGAAGTACAAGGAAGGGAAATTCTTACTCGAAGTGTCCAAAATTGTTAAAGATAATTGGTAGCTCATAACCAGAGTCATTTTGATTTTATATCTCAGTACTTTATGTTAGTATTTTCCTGTCTCTAAGCTTTCACTCTACAAAACTTTCCAACAGATTATCATATGCATATTGTCACTTTTGTTTCACGTTATGACATTTGTTGTTCCTTATAATTCACTGATTCGGTTACTTTTGTTTCACTAATTCTTTTGTAGGCGCAATTTACCTTCAGAAAGTGTTTAAGTACTCATTCCGTACAAGTCGGAGGTTATGTTTGCAGTTTGCACAAGTCTCCATATTGTGAAAGAGAGATTTGCTGGTTACAGTATGATAGTTTCTAGATTGTTTAACAGTGCCTAGCTGTTCCTACTCAAGGCTAGTAAAGAGTGAACTTCAACAGACTTTCTAAGCTCTTTGGTACTTGTTCATATTTGTTCACAGTTTCATATTCTATTGGTCATTCAATTGTATATAGCTGTCTTCTTTTAATTGTATATAGCTTGAATTTGAGAAAGAACAGGAAACTATTGTCAATATATTCAAGATTTTGGTACATAAGAATGTAGAAAGCACTGACAGATTAAATAGAAATTGCCTAAAAAGTTTTAGCCAAAACTCAGTGTTGTGTGCAAAGTCTATTGCAGGAAAGCTGATAAATCTACCAGTTCAAATTCTTACAATTGTCCCAAAAATAATGGCAAACAATTCAAATACACAAAATAAGGTACTAATTTAAGCAACACACAATCATTAGAGATTACTTCATAAGTTCTAAACACCAAATTTCCTTCATTAAATTTCTCAAAACGCTTAGTGGAGATTTACCTGCATCAAAAGAAACATGAATGATCAGTGAACAAACAGGTAATTTTACTTTTTGGCAATCTATATTCTTCAACTTCAGCATTTTGGTCTTTCAGAGCTTCCTCTAAAACATATTTTCCAGGTATTTTCTGCCAAACACCAGCGTTCATCTCATTTATTAATTATCAATCCATCACAAACTTTAATTTTGTGACTATTTTTTGATGAGTTGTCACAAAAACAATTGTCCCAAAATCATTGTGACGGATTATCAAGAACTCAAGATACATCACAATATGTTTGGGCACAGGGGCAGATGCAGCTAGTTGTTATTGGGTTCACATGAACTCAGTACTTTTCAGTGCGGAGTATGAAGTTGTGTTGTAAAACTTCACTAAATTTGCAATACATACTTTACATAACTCATAACCTTAAAAAATATAATGAGTTCCATTCTATAAACCTCAAAGGTTGATCCCTAGGAGCTTAAATTCTGGATCTTATCATACATTTATTTGAGCTTATTTTGGCAAGAAGAATCAGTAGTGATATATAAAGATGTTTATTTGAGGAATTGAAGACATACTTGGTCTAGTGAAGCTCAAGGGACTTCTTGTCATGATGAGGAGGCAATGGATCATAGGAAGAGACACCTTGGCCATCCATCATATTAAGTTGAAGCATATTTCTTGCTAAATATTGTTGTATTGCACTGTACTCTTGCCCACCTCCAGCTGGCATCATGCTTAATTCCTGAAGCCTCTCATTTTCTGCTATCTGAAAAGAAATAAGTATTTTCATTAATCCCTAAGCGAAAATAACTGAATGTGCACCTCTAGGCATTAGAGCTCAACACGTCTCCACTAgagttttgttgttttgttgaacaTATTGTGGACCAAAAAACCAGTGACTAAAGTTCACAAGACCCTTCTCCAGATCTGTCCAGTGATTGTTCTCTGGCAACTGTGGAAGGAGTGGACTGCATGCAGGTTTGGGGACCAAAAAAATAAAGTTCACACTACAAACTGGAGTTACACTGTATTTGGAACATCAAAACTGCCTTGAAGCAGGCATTTCCTACCTTAAACACAGAGGAAAGCTGGATTCACATATGTGACATGATATAAAAAACTCAGTCCTGCACTGAGATGCATTACTGTTTATTGGGAAAAACCCGATAGAGGAGAGGTTGAGCTTAACACAGATGGGAGCTATTTACAAGTAATGGAAGGACAGGTGCTGGTGGTATACTGAGAGATGAAAATGGTGACTTTATACTGGCCTTTTCCTTTCCTATACACTTTAAGAGCAACAATGAGTCTGAAGCACTGGTTGTTACGGTGGGAACTGAAATTTGCAGACAGAGAGCAAATAACAAGCTGAAAATAgaaatggactctcaaatcatttCTAATATGCTGATCAACAGAGGAAATGACAACCTTAATCAACAGCACATTATCAACAGCACTGTTAACAACATCAATGGTGCAGATATCGAGATTAATCACCGCTATAGGGAGGCAAATCAAGTGGCAGATTTCCTTGCTAAATTCGCCGAAACAAGTGAAAATAGGACCCTTATATCATTCTCTTCAAGACTTGCCAAAAGAGGCAAAGGGGCTACTTGAATTTGACAAATGGCATTTACCTACTTTTAGAAGGAGATTTGAAAAATGTACGTTCTTTGTTAGTTAATAAAGATATTAGCTTTAGCTTTGGGAAGGACTCTGTATAGGCTACTAATCCTTCCTTAAGATTGTGTTAACAATCTTCTTTTGCTCATTAGAGACAAGGTCCATGTCCTCCTCTAATTCTGTAAGTTTTTTGCTTATATATGACACGGTAAAAGTCAAGCCAAATCCACCACAATGGCGATGGCTTATTATATTAATAAAAAGGAATAAAATGCTGTTTAGGCCTCTTCATCATTGGAAAATGCTGATTTTGGTATCAAAGTGTCTATCTTTACCTTCAATAACAGAGTTGTGTGCTTTCGCTTCCTCCGGAAACAAATTTCATAAGTTTAATGGGTATTTAACTTAAATAACGAAGTGAATTACCAAAATAACTCTCTCGGCATAAAAGACCAGTATATATTCACATGGTTTAACAATTAAAGTTCCTTGATGCTACAAAATTTTGTTAGCCGAGGGATTAAAAGTGCACATCTCTTAAGGTTAAGAATGCCTAATTATTGGTAGAATATTACAATTATCCCATTAAGCAAATAGTAATTCTTTTATACCTGGGGACCACCTAAACTTGACACTTTTATTCGGTGTGCATCTGAACTATTGTTTATCCTaattacccctgaacttggcaATTTGATACCCTTTAACCCCTGAACGCCTACATGGCAATGAGAGTTGGCTACACTCCCTCTTCGGCGCGTGGGAATGAAGAAACCTTTTAAAAAATCAATTTGTAAGTGGATATTTTTCAACCGCCAATTGCTACACCGTCATATACAAGTTTATTCGTTTCAGACGATATATTTTTTTCTTACTTCCTCTTAAACATATTTTACCTCAACTTTATGTTTTTCTTATTTCTTCGTTATGTATAATGGTTATTTGTTTCGataatgtatatatttttttttattttttttttgcttttatgGTCCAAATCTGTAAAAGAGACATGACTGAAATTCTATTATTTTAGcaaaaataataaattttaaCTGTATATTTCTTAAATTCATCTTTAGATTCAATGACGATTTGTTCAACTTTATATCTCTTCTTTTTGGGGCTAATTCAGTTATTTTTTGTCAAAAAAATAGCCTAAATTATGAAGTTCTAAATATGCTTTTACTAATTTGGGCCAAAAAAATGAACGAAAATTGATAAATTTAAAGGTAAAAATATACTATTAAATCAGAAAATGACACATGGACAGAAATATTCATGTGGTAGTGAGTGTAGCACAAGACCTCTTTTGGCTGAGGTCATCCAGGGATAAGGCTGCTAAAGAGCCAAGTATATTGAGGtaactaaaataaaaataatttaaacataCACCGAATAAGAAGTGTCTAAGTTCAGGAGGGGCTCGAGCTTAAACAATGATGACACTTTTTCAAAAATAATATCTCAATAgaagaaatgaaaaaaatgtCACTCGACAAAGGAATAGTTGTTTAACATGCAGATGTTAATTAAGAGACAAAGCCATTGATGTCAAATTAAAAGTACCTTTGATCTGAGGAATGCATTCTCCTGTTCCAGTTGAATTTCCTACAAATTAAACAGCAGGTCGACGATTAAAATTAATTTGCCAAAGCATAGTGATATCTGATCTGAACCCAAAACATAATAAGGATAGAGCAAATTTTAAGAAATTACCATCTTCTGCAGATTCTCAGTTTCAGCCAGTATCATCTCATGCTGTCCAACCACATAAGAGATATAAAAATCATTATTATGAGGATTTGTATGATCAGCATAACTATTTTTCTACTTAGGCTAGACAGTGTCACTATTGGCAGGGGTGTCAAATGGCCGGATTGAGCAGAATTTGAGTAGATTAAAATGAGTTGATTTAATAAATGAACGAGTTATTAAACCGTCTAAAGATTACTTAAGCTGAGATGGAACGGGTCAAAATGGACTCAACAATGGATCATAGCTCAACTCGCagtaacttttttttaaaaaaaaaaatatgactaTATATATCAAACAAagtaaaattaaaaatattttaacaaAGTTTCTTATGGATCAATGTGGGCTATATATTTAGTCCAAATTAACCGAACTTTCAAAGggaaatttgcacgattgcccttattcgggCTCGCTCAaattgctgatctttaatttttgctcttagcctaaaataccctgaggttctgagttcgaaccgtggctcaataaaaaaaaattgcaaggcagaatttcgtagcaaaattaagcCTATTCAGGCCTAACTATTGTAAAAttccagcagagtaaaaaaaaaaaaaattatgcctCACAAAATTTCGCAAGTCAAACTTCTGCCTTAAGACAGAATTTTCTCCAAGTCTTGTCTtgcaaaattattatttttatttgagcgagattcgaacccagaacctcgggatattttcgGTCACATTTTTAAACGAATGGCATaaattaaagatcagcaatttgaggggcgggacaaaaattaaagacctgcgcctttgaagggaaatccgtgcaaaaaaatgactTTCAAATGGACTCAATTGGACGGACCAATTGGCTTGAGTCAAACTTGATCAAGTTGGACACCCATAttttcatggactagttttgTCACCCCTAGTTACGTGATAAACGTGGCCATGATCAGATTACTATTCGAAACATGTAAACATTTTTTGAATATTCTTATAAATTTTAGTATACCTTTTTTGACCTAATTCTACTAATGCCTCGTTCAAGTCTGTTCTCCAACTGCTTCAGCTCTCTTACATTCAAAGAGCTTAAGCCTTCACCAACCAGATGCCTGTACGTATAAAATGTTAGTATAATTTTTAGAAAACAATTAATACAATTAGTTTTAAATTCATCACGAATTTTATGGAATTATGACGTTACCTGTTTGAATTCTGCATCATTTGTATCTGTTGGCGCAGCTTCTTTGATTCTTGTTGGTAAAACTACATACATGAGATAGCCAAACGAAATATTTATTTCAATCACACAAACAACTATTTAGGAAATAGCACTTCCACAATTAGCAAAATGTGTAATCAAATACTAGTAGTATTTCTGATATTTATATATCTGGAGATACTACTAAATGACTCTGCTTAATTAATTATTTACCTGAGCGTTAAGCTCTTGAGTGGTGCAAGCATTAGAGGTTTCTGTAGTTGCCTTCTTGTACCGGTCAATAGTTGCCTTAATGCTGtacataacaaaaaaaaaaattgcaaaagttTTCAACATTTATAacaaaataaacaacaaaatATTTAGATAAAGATTAGTACGACATTTACGAAAAGACTTTTGAAAAGTATAGTCTAAAAAACTATAAGTATTTGTGAAACTGTGAATCATCTCATTAAAGGTAACTAAGTGgtgtaaaattcaattttttaaatAAGCATGATATTTTTGTTTagacggactaaaaagaaaagtacgAGATAAATATTGGCAAGAAAATAATTTACTTATCAGATTGCAGATAAAGCATTTGATACGAAAATGAAATATGTGATGTAAAGCATAAGTTCCAATCCAATTGGTCTTTTGAAGTTTTCTCTTCCCAACTTTTCCCCGCTTCTTCCGTAATGCACTATCTTTGGTATCATatcttttgactttctttttttaaaactaaatgtTCGATTTTTATTATGAACATAAGGTACAAGAAAGGAATGACAGAACCATTCCTGTACAGAGGGGTTTTCCTCTTATACTGTTAAGCTTCCAAAAAGACAGAACAAATGCTGAATCTTCTTCATTTGGGAGATATGTTTTCATTTGTTACGTACAGTATCAATTATCATATCTTTTTACAGTTTTAAACTTTAGGGTGATTATGATTTATGtacttattttatattttttttaaaagtcactCCCCGGGTAGTAGCATCAATTTGACATATCCATGCAAAAGGGAGACCCTACCATGCATCAACTTTTAAATATGTAAACGTAAAAGTGAACAGGGAAGGTCAAGAGAATATTCAATGGTGTCATAAATTTACTTTCACTAGAATAATACAAACAAAAGCAGGAGAAATTTACGGTGCATAAGCTACAATAGGAAACTAAGAAAGCCCAGGAAACAAGCACACAAACAATGAAAATGGAAATGAATAGATCACATCACTTACGAGAGGTGGTAATTAACTGCACTTCTCAGTACATCTTTAGTGCTTATTTGTTTGGCTAGCTTGTCCTTATGCTTTTTCATATATACAACAATCTTTGTGATAATGATCAGTAGTTCAGTGCTCATTCATTTTCGTGCATATGTAAGTATATACACATTTAGATTAAGCTCAATTTCTCAGTAAAGTAAAGAAGACGAAAAGAAGTGATGACGAGCCAGTAAAGGATTTGATGTGGTTGAATCAAACAGTATTGGATCTTGCTTACATAGATTAGCATAATCTGATGCTTGACCAGTGTTACTTCAATAGGAATGATTACACTGATATAAAGGAACAATCTTTGCACGTTatcatctcatctaaaagtttaaaTTGGAAGAGAGACtcacatttatttatttatttaatggaAAAGTGTCAAAATGCCCCTCAAAGTATGTGAAATTCACCATTTTTGTCCTCTGTTAATAGTTTGGCCCAATTATACCCCTGCCCTTACTTATTGAACCAAAAATGCCCTTATTTAACACAGGACTTAACCGAGGGCATATCTGGACTTACACCCGTAGTATAAGGACATATTTGGTCCAATTTAATTCCTAATTAATCATGCAACAAGTTGATTGAATTGTAATAAATTTTCTCACCAATTTAAGGAATCACATAGAGCTTATTGTGAGCCACTTTTAAGCAATTTAACACGCCATTTTGTACGATTTAAGTTAGAAGTTCTAGGAAATTAAAGATAcaacaatcataatgtcataaaacaaggaaaattCATTACATTGTTTCAAATAACAAAATATATTTTACATTCCATCAAATCACCAAATGTCGTTAGATTCCATCAACCAAATAAATTGGTAGAGACTAATGGAAAGCAATGCTATGGATGTCCCTACTTTGTTCGG
Encoded here:
- the LOC132644454 gene encoding agamous-like MADS-box protein AGL11 isoform X2 gives rise to the protein MGRGKIEIKRIENNTNRQVTFCKRRNGLLKKAYELTVLCEAEIALIVFSTRGRVYEYSNNNIKATIDRYKKATTETSNACTTQELNAQFYQQESKKLRQQIQMMQNSNRHLVGEGLSSLNVRELKQLENRLERGISRIRSKKHEMILAETENLQKMEIQLEQENAFLRSKIAENERLQELSMMPAGGGQEYSAIQQYLARNMLQLNMMDGQGVSSYDPLPPHHDKKSLELH
- the LOC132644454 gene encoding agamous-like MADS-box protein AGL11 isoform X1, which codes for MMFLTKSGMEMGRGKIEIKRIENNTNRQVTFCKRRNGLLKKAYELTVLCEAEIALIVFSTRGRVYEYSNNNIKATIDRYKKATTETSNACTTQELNAQFYQQESKKLRQQIQMMQNSNRHLVGEGLSSLNVRELKQLENRLERGISRIRSKKHEMILAETENLQKMEIQLEQENAFLRSKIAENERLQELSMMPAGGGQEYSAIQQYLARNMLQLNMMDGQGVSSYDPLPPHHDKKSLELH